In Fusarium oxysporum f. sp. lycopersici 4287 chromosome 4, whole genome shotgun sequence, a genomic segment contains:
- a CDS encoding ribonuclease III: MSKRPNQDAHSEEDEPRKRVQLNSEKAPLSGTIATVAPGVSRWTVADIPPSLPPLPRISPELEEQVFRHPGLGEPNYERLEWYGDAALEMISTELVFETFEYLPTGRSSQLREQLVRNLTLSDYYRQYGMQHKTKIPADMGSMVDMIRRSGRDKETIKIQGDVFEAYVGAVVKSDPQHGAANAVAWLKALWARTIKDQIRQAEQHRKNDLKGQRFLARSSATTPPTEQTVTTQAIPTAKPKAPSTNKDRLSRAIVVRGIKLRYEDMPCNKKDKNLKLPLFTVGIYLDGWGEAGKLLGFGTALGKKEAGERAAKSVLENKKQLKVYEAKKEAWMKEAHEKEPAAQA, from the coding sequence ATGTCTAAAAGGCCGAATCAAGATGCTCACAGCGAAGAGGATGAGCCACGCAAGCGCGTGCAACTTAATTCAGAAAAAGCTCCTCTGTCTGGGACTATTGCCACTGTCGCTCCTGGGGTGTCGCGCTGGACCGTGGCAGACATCCCTCCAAGCCTACCACCTCTGCCACGGATAAGCCCAGAACTAGAGGAGCAAGTTTTCAGACATCCCGGGCTGGGAGAGCCTAACTACGAAAGATTGGAGTGGTATGGTGATGCGGCCCTCGAAATGATATCCACGGAGCTGGTCTTTGAAACTTTCGAATACCTCCCCACCGGACGAAGTAGTCAACTTCGTGAACAACTGGTCCGTAACCTCACACTCTCAGATTATTATCGACAATACGGCATGCAGCATAAAACAAAGATTCCCGCGGATATGGGCTCAATGGTGGATATGATACGTCGAAGCGGGAGAGACAAGGAGACGATCAAGATTCAAGGCGACGTTTTCGAGGCATACGTTGGAGCAGTCGTCAAATCAGATCCCCAGCACGGGGCCGCGAACGCCGTCGCTTGGCTCAAAGCGCTCTGGGCTCGGACAATCAAGGACCAAATCAGGCAAGCAGAGCAGCATCGTAAAAACGACCTGAAAGGTCAGCGATTTCTGGCTCGATCCTCTGCGACTACACCACCCACGGAACAGACAGTCACTACACAAGCCATACCAACCGCGAAGCCCAAGGCGCCATCGACCAACAAAGATCGCCTTTCTCGAGCAATCGTCGTCAGGGGCATCAAACTTCGTTACGAAGATATGCCTTGCAACAAGAAGGATAAGAACCTCAAACTCCCCTTGTTTACTGTTGGCATCTATCTGGATGGGTGGGGAGAGGCCGGGAAGCTGCTGGGTTTCGGGACGGCTCTCggaaagaaagaagctgGTGAGAGAGCAGCGAAGTCTGTCTTGGAGAATAAGAAGCAATTGAAGGTATATGAAGCTAAGAAAGAGGCTTGGATGAAGGAAGCACACGAAAAGGAGCCAGCTGCTCAGGCATAA